CAAGTCGATACTATGGATTGTACTGGATGTGGAAACTGTGCAGATATATGTCCGGCTAAAGAAAAAGCATTAGTTATGAAACCTCTTGAATCTCAAACTGAATCAGAAATACCAAATTGGGATTTTGCAGTATCACAAGTTTCTGATAAAGGGGATATAATGAGCCCAAATAGCGTTAAGGGAAGTCAATTTAGACAACCACTTATAGAATTCTCTGGAGCATGTGCAGGTTGTGGAGAAACTCCATATATCAAGTTAGTAACTCAACTATTTGGAGATAGAATGATGATAGCAAATGCAACAGGATGTTCATCTATTTGGGGAGGATCAGCTCCATCTACTCCATATACTATAAACCATGAAGGTAAAGGTCCTGCTTGGGCAAACTCTTTATTTGAAGACAATGCTGAATTTGGATATGGGATGTATTTAGGAGTTAAACAAATAAGAAATAGAATAGAAAATTTAATCACAGAACTAGTTGGAATGAATATTGATGAAGAAAGTAAAAAAGCATTTAACTATTGGTTAGAAAGTAAAAATGATGGATTAGAATCAGCTTGTGCATCAGAAGGCGTAAAAAAAGCTATAAACAATACTAAAGGATCAGATGAAAAAGTTTCTTCCTTAATAAATCAAATAAAAGAATTAGAAGACTACCTTGTAAAAAGATCTCAATGGATACTTGGAGGAGATGGATGGGCATATGATATCGGATATGGTGGATTAGATCATGTTCTAGCATCAGGTGAAGATGTTAATGTTTTAGTATTTGATACAGAAATTTATTCAAATACTGGAGGACAAGCTTCAAAATCAACTCCAGTTGCAGCAATGGCTAAATTTGCAGCAGCAGGTAAGAGAACAAAGAAAAAAGATTTAGGTAGAATGGCAATGACATATGGTAATGTTTATGTAGCACAAGTTTCATTAGGTGCAGATAAAAATCAATTAGTAAAAGCTATAATAGAAGCTGAAAATTATAACGGACCATCACTTATAATCTGCTATGCACCATGTATATCTCATGGATTAAAAGAAGGTATGGGTAGAACTATTGCAAATGAAGAACAAGCTGTTAAATGTGGATATTGGCATTTATATAGATTTAATCCACAATTAAAGGATGAAGGTAAAAATCCGTTTACATTAGATTCTAAAGAACCAACAGAAAGCTTTAGAGATTTCTTAATGGGACAAGTTAGATATTCAGCTATAGCTAAACAATTCCCAGATATAGCTCAAGAGTTGTTTGATATGACAGAAGAAAATGCAAAAGAAAGATATGAAATATATAAGTTATTATCACAACAAATGTAATTAAAAAAGAGAGAATTTTATTCTCTCTTTTTTCTAATTGAGTTTTTATAGAATAATAATATATTGATTTGCAAATTATATACTAGAAGACACTTTAAGGAGGACATAAAAATGGCGAATAAACCATTAGTGAGTAATGCAAAGCAAGCTTTAAATGAAATGAAATTAGAAATAGCCAATGAATTAGGTCCCTTGAATCTTAATTTAGAACAAAGTAATATTTCATTTAATAAAAATGAAGATATACCTGGAAGTTTAGGAGCAGTTATGTCTAAAAAATTAGTTCAAATGGGAGAAGAAATTCTATTAAGAGAATACAATAATAAAAAATAATATTAAATTTAATTTCTAGAATTTATTTAAGGTTATTTTAAGCTTTATGATTTATAATAATTTTATAATAAAATAAAAAACTATCAAAATACTTTCCCTTAAAAATCACTTACATTATGTAAGTGATTTTTTTATTTGAAAAAATAAAAGAGCTTCAACAAAATAGTTGAAGCCCTTCTAAAAACTTATTGGTGCCGGTTGTGGGACTTGAACCCACACGGTATCACTACCAACGGATTTTGAGTCCGCCCCGTCTGCCGATTCCAGCAAACCGGCTCGTTACAATTCTATTATAACAGTAATAAAAACGTTTTGCAATATATTTAGCCTTAATATACATTCAATAATATGGTAATATTAAATATAATACGAATTGGTAATAATAGAGAGGATAAATAATTAGGAGTGATAAATTTGGAAAAAACGTTAATTATAATAGATGGAAATTCAATTGTTAATAGGGCATTTTATGCATTGCCTGATTTAACTAATAAAAAAGGGCTACATACAAATGCAATATTTGGTTTCACAAATATGCTATTTAAGTTGATAGATACATATAAACCTACACATATTAGTGTTGCATTTGATAAAAAAGCTCCGACTTTTAGACATTTAGAGTATAAGGAATATAAAGCTGGAAGAAAAAAAATGCCAGATGAATTAAAACAACAGTTAGAACCGTTAAAAAATTTATTAGATGCATTTAATATAAATCGTTTAGAAATTGAAGGATATGAAGCTGATGACATAATAGGTACTGTATCTTTAAAAGCAGAGCAAGATGGATATAAAGTTTATATAGTAACAGGAGACAAAGATGCAATTCAATTAGCTTCAAAGACTACAACTACGCTTATAACTAAAAAAGGAGTAGGAGAAGTTGAAGAATATGATTTCAATGGAGTTGAGGAAAAGTATGGAATGACACCTACTCAATTTATAGATTTAAAAGGGCTTATGGGAGATAAGTCAGATAACATACCTGGAGTACCTGGAATTGGAGAGGTTACAGGTATTAAACTTATAAAAGAATTCGGAAGTATTGAAAATATAATAGAAAATATTGATTCAGTAAAAGGAAGTCCTAGGAAAAAAATCGAAGAAAATAAAGAGCTTGCTATAATGAGTAAAAGGTTAGCTACAATAATTAGAGATGTTCCAATTGATTTTGATTTAGAAAAATTAGAATTTGGAAATTATGATAAGTCAAAACTAATAGAGGTATTTAATGAACTTGATTTCAACAGCTTAATAGCTAGGTTGGATTCAAACGCAGAAGAATTAAAAGTAATAGTAAATAAACTTGAAGACGTTAAAGAATTTATAAACAAAGCAAAAAATAGTAAAAAGCTAATATTAAAAACTATTTCTAAAAGCGGAAATATTCTAGAAAAAAACATAATGCAAATTTATTTAAGTGTTGATGGAGAAGAATTATTTTGGGTTGATGAAAGTCAAATAGATGAAATAAAGGAACTATTAGTAGATGAAGATTTAAGAGTTTATGGATATAACTTAAAAGAAGATTATATAGCTCTAAGACCTTATGGAATATCTTTAAGTAATATTTACTTTGATATAGCTATAGCAGAGTATTTAATAGACTCTAGCAGCTCTAACTATACATATGATTCAATTGCGATGAACTATTTTGGACAAAAAATAAAATCATCTGAAGAATTGTTAGGGAAAGGCGTTAAAGCAAAACAATATGAAGATCTAGAAAAAGAAGAACTAGACAATACAATTGGAAGCATAGTTCAATTAGTTGAAAAAGTAACTCCTAAAATGGAAGAAAAATTAGTTGATATGGATATGGACGGTCTGTTTTACCATGTAGAAATGCCTTTAGTAGAAGTGCTAGGATATATGGAGTATGAAGGTGTTATGGTAGATAAAGATAAATTAATAGAATTAGGTGAAGAATTTAAAATATCTATAGATAAACTAGAAAAAGACATATACAATCTTGCAGGAGAAGAATTTAACATTAATTCTCCAAAACAGTTAGGTGTTATTTTATTTGAAAAATTAGAACTTCCAGTAATTAAAAAGACTAAAACAGGATATTCAACTAATGCTGAAGTATTAGAACACTTAAGTGATAAGCATGAAATTATAGACAAGATAACTGAATATAGACAAATTGTAAAGTTAAAATCTACTTATGTAGACGGGCTTATAAATATAATAAATCCTATAAGTCACAGAATCCATTCATCATTTAATCAAACAATAACAACAACTGGAAGGATTTCATCTACAGATCCTAACTTACAAAACATACCTGTAAGGTTAGAATTAGGTAGAAATATAAGAAAAGTATTTATAGCAGATAAAGGCTTTAAATTAGTAGATGCAGACTACTCACAAATCGAATTAAGGGTTCTAGCACATATGAGTCAAGATGAGCATATGATAGATGCATTTAACCATAACGTAGATATTCATACTAAAACTGCATCACAAGTATTTGGTATTGATATAAATGATGTAACAAGTGAGCAAAGAAGTGCCGCAAAAGCAGTAAACTTTGGTATAGTATATGGTATAAGTGATTTTGGATTAGCTAAAAATTTACATATACCAGTTAAGGAAGCAAAAAACTATATTGATAGTTACTTAAATACTTATGAAGATATAAAATCATATATGGATAGTACAATTGAAGAAGCAAAAGAAGATGGATACGTAAAAACTATTTTAAATAGAAGAAGATATATACCGGAAATAAAATCTTCTAATACAATACTTAAAAATTTAGGAAAAAGATTGGCTATGAATGCGCCGATACAAGGAAGTGCCGCTGACATCATAAAAATAGCTATGGTTAATGTGCATAAAAAATTAGAAGAAAGAGATTTAAAATCCAAATTAGTGCTTCAAGTTCACGATGAACTTATAATTGAATGCATTGAAGATGAAGTAGAAGAAGTATCTAAGATTGTAAAAGATGAAATGGAACATGCTGTATCTATGGATGTTAATTTAGATGTAGATTTAAATACCGGATACTCTTGGTATGAAACAAAGTAGGTGATAAGATGTTGGTAATTGGACTAACAGGAAACATAGGCTGTGGAAAAAGCAGTTTGTCAAAAATTCTAGAAGAAAACTATTTTGATATAATTGATGCGGATTTAATATCTAGAGAAATTATGAATAACAGTGATTTGCTAAAAGAGATATTTGATACTTTTGGTGATAATATAAAAAGAAACGATGGAACTCTAGATAGAAAAAAACTTGGAG
The nucleotide sequence above comes from Paraclostridium bifermentans. Encoded proteins:
- the polA gene encoding DNA polymerase I; the protein is MEKTLIIIDGNSIVNRAFYALPDLTNKKGLHTNAIFGFTNMLFKLIDTYKPTHISVAFDKKAPTFRHLEYKEYKAGRKKMPDELKQQLEPLKNLLDAFNINRLEIEGYEADDIIGTVSLKAEQDGYKVYIVTGDKDAIQLASKTTTTLITKKGVGEVEEYDFNGVEEKYGMTPTQFIDLKGLMGDKSDNIPGVPGIGEVTGIKLIKEFGSIENIIENIDSVKGSPRKKIEENKELAIMSKRLATIIRDVPIDFDLEKLEFGNYDKSKLIEVFNELDFNSLIARLDSNAEELKVIVNKLEDVKEFINKAKNSKKLILKTISKSGNILEKNIMQIYLSVDGEELFWVDESQIDEIKELLVDEDLRVYGYNLKEDYIALRPYGISLSNIYFDIAIAEYLIDSSSSNYTYDSIAMNYFGQKIKSSEELLGKGVKAKQYEDLEKEELDNTIGSIVQLVEKVTPKMEEKLVDMDMDGLFYHVEMPLVEVLGYMEYEGVMVDKDKLIELGEEFKISIDKLEKDIYNLAGEEFNINSPKQLGVILFEKLELPVIKKTKTGYSTNAEVLEHLSDKHEIIDKITEYRQIVKLKSTYVDGLINIINPISHRIHSSFNQTITTTGRISSTDPNLQNIPVRLELGRNIRKVFIADKGFKLVDADYSQIELRVLAHMSQDEHMIDAFNHNVDIHTKTASQVFGIDINDVTSEQRSAAKAVNFGIVYGISDFGLAKNLHIPVKEAKNYIDSYLNTYEDIKSYMDSTIEEAKEDGYVKTILNRRRYIPEIKSSNTILKNLGKRLAMNAPIQGSAADIIKIAMVNVHKKLEERDLKSKLVLQVHDELIIECIEDEVEEVSKIVKDEMEHAVSMDVNLDVDLNTGYSWYETK
- a CDS encoding small, acid-soluble spore protein, alpha/beta type; translation: MANKPLVSNAKQALNEMKLEIANELGPLNLNLEQSNISFNKNEDIPGSLGAVMSKKLVQMGEEILLREYNNKK